In Synechococcus sp. KORDI-100, a single window of DNA contains:
- a CDS encoding Mrp/NBP35 family ATP-binding protein: protein MVTAEQARSCLEQVKDAGSGRSALELGWIDQVRVAPPRVVFRLSLPGFAQSQRERIAAEAKDLLRTLDGINDIQIELGQPPSQGGIGQAGHGQQAERQGIPGVRQVIAVSSGKGGVGKSTVAVNLACALARQGKTVGLLDADIYGPNAPTMLGVADQTPEVIGSGEGQRIIPISSCGVAMVSMGLLIDEHQPVIWRGPMLNGIIRQFLYQAEWGDRDVLVVDLPPGTGDAQLSLAQAVPMAGVVIVTTPQQVSLQDARRGLAMFRQLDIPVLGVVENMSTFIPPDQPDKRYALFGSGGGQRLADEYDVPLLTQIPMEMPVQEGGDSGRPIILSRSESASAAAFRALADSVLQQADTRA, encoded by the coding sequence GAGAGTGGTCTTCCGGCTCTCACTTCCCGGATTCGCCCAGAGCCAGCGTGAGCGGATCGCCGCCGAAGCCAAAGACCTGCTGAGGACTCTGGACGGCATCAACGACATCCAGATCGAACTTGGACAGCCTCCCAGTCAAGGCGGCATCGGCCAGGCGGGCCATGGACAACAGGCCGAACGCCAGGGGATTCCAGGCGTTCGTCAGGTCATCGCCGTCAGCAGTGGCAAAGGCGGCGTCGGCAAGAGCACTGTCGCGGTGAATCTGGCTTGCGCATTGGCCCGGCAGGGCAAAACTGTCGGCCTGCTCGACGCCGACATCTACGGCCCCAATGCCCCAACCATGTTGGGAGTTGCTGACCAGACGCCGGAGGTGATCGGCAGCGGGGAGGGTCAACGCATCATCCCGATCAGCAGCTGCGGGGTTGCCATGGTGTCCATGGGCCTGCTGATTGATGAGCACCAGCCTGTGATCTGGCGTGGCCCGATGCTCAACGGAATCATTCGCCAGTTTCTCTATCAGGCGGAATGGGGAGATCGGGATGTCCTGGTTGTGGACCTTCCACCTGGAACCGGGGATGCTCAGTTGTCATTGGCCCAGGCGGTCCCCATGGCCGGCGTCGTGATCGTGACGACCCCCCAGCAGGTCTCGCTCCAGGATGCCCGCCGCGGTCTGGCCATGTTCCGTCAGCTCGACATCCCTGTTCTTGGGGTGGTTGAAAACATGAGCACGTTCATCCCCCCCGATCAACCTGACAAGCGATACGCCCTGTTCGGCAGCGGCGGCGGCCAACGCCTGGCGGATGAATACGACGTCCCCCTGCTGACCCAGATCCCGATGGAAATGCCGGTCCAGGAGGGTGGGGATTCAGGACGACCGATTATTCTCAGCCGCAGCGAATCCGCCAGTGCGGCTGCGTTCCGGGCTCTGGCAGACAGCGTGCTGCAACAGGCAGACACCAGGGCCTGA